A portion of the Pseudomonas synxantha BG33R genome contains these proteins:
- a CDS encoding D-cysteine desulfhydrase, protein MIKQQLERFNRLELLSGATALEKLERLSAWLGRDIYVKRDDTTPLAMGGNKLRKLEYLAADAIAQGADTLVTAGAIQSNHVRQTAALAAKLGLGCVALLENPTGTEDANYLANGNRLLLELFDAKVELVENLDNADAQLAALADRLRSNGKKPYLVPIGGSNALGALGYVRAGLELAAQIEDSGIEFAAVVLASGSAGTHSGLALALSEVLPQLPVIGITVSRTEQAQLPKVQSLAERTAELLGVAIPDAFKVILWDEYFGPRYGEPNAGTLSAIKLLASQEGLLLDPVYTGKAMAGLLDGIGRQRFEEGPIIFLHTGGAPALFAYDSVFN, encoded by the coding sequence ATGATCAAACAACAGCTCGAGCGCTTTAACCGTCTGGAACTACTGAGCGGTGCCACCGCTCTGGAAAAACTTGAACGGCTGTCGGCCTGGCTGGGCAGGGACATTTACGTCAAGCGCGACGACACCACGCCCCTGGCCATGGGTGGCAACAAGCTGCGCAAACTCGAATACCTGGCGGCCGACGCCATTGCCCAGGGCGCCGACACCTTGGTCACCGCCGGCGCGATCCAGTCCAACCACGTCCGCCAGACCGCCGCACTGGCCGCCAAACTCGGCCTGGGCTGCGTTGCTCTGCTGGAAAACCCTACTGGCACCGAAGACGCCAACTACCTGGCCAATGGCAACCGCCTGCTGCTGGAGTTGTTTGACGCCAAAGTGGAGCTGGTGGAAAACCTCGACAACGCCGATGCCCAACTCGCCGCCCTCGCCGACCGCCTGCGCAGCAATGGCAAGAAACCCTACCTGGTGCCTATCGGCGGCTCCAATGCACTCGGCGCTTTGGGTTACGTGCGCGCAGGGCTGGAACTGGCCGCGCAGATTGAAGACAGCGGGATTGAGTTTGCCGCCGTGGTGCTCGCCTCAGGCAGTGCCGGCACGCACAGCGGCCTGGCCCTGGCCTTGAGCGAAGTACTGCCGCAGTTGCCGGTGATCGGCATCACCGTGTCGCGCACCGAGCAAGCGCAGTTGCCCAAAGTGCAAAGCCTGGCAGAACGCACTGCCGAGTTGCTTGGAGTGGCTATTCCCGACGCCTTTAAAGTGATCCTGTGGGACGAGTATTTCGGCCCCCGTTATGGCGAACCGAATGCCGGCACCCTTTCCGCGATCAAACTTTTGGCCAGCCAGGAAGGTCTGCTGCTGGACCCGGTCTATACCGGCAAGGCCATGGCCGGTTTGCTGGACGGCATCGGGCGCCAGCGGTTTGAAGAGGGGCCGATCATTTTCCTGCATACCGGTGGGGCGCCGGCATTGTTTGCCTATGACTCAGTATTCAATTGA
- a CDS encoding MetQ/NlpA family ABC transporter substrate-binding protein, which produces MKKTLLTHPVKALALAFGLFSTAVFAADPPLKIGTTAAFAIALEAAVEEAGKQGLKVELVEFSDWIAPNVSLAAGDIDVNYFQHIPFLENAKAAAGFDLVSYAPGIINNVGLYSKQYKSFNDLPEGASVAIANDPINSGRGLQLLAKAGLITLKPGVGYKATEEDIVSNPKKLKILQVEAVQLVRAYDDADLVQGYPAYIRLSKTFDAQSALLFDGLDHPEYVIQFVIQPKSKTDPRVIKFVDIYQHSPVVRAALDKSLGKLYQVGWEDKK; this is translated from the coding sequence ATGAAAAAGACCCTGCTCACCCACCCAGTCAAAGCACTGGCCCTGGCCTTCGGCTTATTCAGCACAGCGGTCTTCGCCGCCGACCCACCACTGAAAATCGGCACCACCGCCGCCTTCGCCATTGCGCTGGAAGCGGCCGTTGAAGAGGCCGGCAAACAGGGCCTGAAAGTCGAACTGGTCGAGTTCAGCGACTGGATCGCCCCCAACGTCAGCCTCGCCGCCGGCGATATCGACGTGAACTACTTCCAGCACATTCCCTTCCTGGAAAACGCCAAGGCCGCCGCCGGGTTTGACCTGGTGTCTTACGCACCGGGCATCATCAACAACGTCGGCCTGTATTCGAAGCAATACAAAAGCTTCAACGACCTGCCCGAAGGCGCCAGCGTGGCCATTGCCAACGACCCGATCAACAGCGGGCGCGGCCTGCAACTGCTGGCCAAGGCCGGGTTGATTACCCTCAAGCCGGGCGTGGGCTACAAGGCCACCGAAGAAGACATCGTCAGCAACCCCAAAAAGCTCAAGATCCTGCAGGTGGAAGCGGTGCAACTGGTACGCGCCTACGACGACGCTGACCTGGTGCAGGGCTACCCGGCGTATATCCGCCTGTCCAAGACCTTCGATGCGCAATCGGCGCTGCTGTTCGATGGCCTCGACCACCCGGAGTACGTGATCCAGTTCGTGATTCAGCCCAAGAGCAAGACCGACCCACGAGTGATCAAGTTCGTCGACATCTACCAGCACTCGCCGGTGGTACGTGCCGCATTGGATAAATCCCTGGGCAAGCTCTACCAAGTCGGCTGGGAAGATAAAAAATGA
- the tcyL gene encoding cystine ABC transporter permease — protein MEAGFQLALDSAPFLLKGAYYTVILSLGGMFFGLLLGFGLALMRLSRFKLLSWTARVYVSFFRGTPLLVQLFLIYYGLPQVGIELDPIPAAMIGFSLNMAAYACEILRAAIASIERGQWEAAASIGMTRAQTLRRAILPQAMRTALPPLGNSFISLVKDTALAATIQVPELFRQAQLVSARTFEIFTMYLSAALLYWILASILAHLQNRLEDRVNRHDLES, from the coding sequence ATGGAAGCAGGTTTTCAACTCGCGCTGGACTCCGCGCCCTTTCTGCTCAAGGGCGCGTACTACACGGTAATCCTCAGCCTGGGCGGGATGTTTTTCGGCTTGCTGCTGGGCTTCGGCCTGGCCTTGATGCGCCTGTCGCGCTTCAAGTTGCTGAGCTGGACGGCCCGGGTCTATGTATCGTTCTTTCGCGGTACGCCGTTGCTGGTGCAGCTGTTCCTGATCTACTACGGCTTGCCGCAAGTGGGCATCGAGCTGGATCCGATCCCGGCGGCCATGATCGGCTTTTCGCTGAACATGGCCGCTTATGCGTGTGAAATCCTGCGGGCCGCCATCGCCTCCATCGAGCGTGGCCAGTGGGAAGCCGCCGCCAGTATTGGCATGACCCGTGCGCAAACCCTGCGCCGGGCCATTCTGCCGCAAGCGATGCGCACGGCATTGCCGCCCCTGGGCAACAGCTTCATTTCGCTGGTCAAGGACACTGCGCTGGCCGCCACCATCCAGGTGCCCGAGCTGTTCCGTCAGGCCCAACTGGTATCGGCGCGTACCTTCGAAATTTTCACCATGTATCTGTCCGCAGCCCTTCTCTACTGGATCCTGGCGAGCATCCTGGCGCATCTGCAAAATCGTCTGGAAGACCGGGTCAACCGGCATGACCTGGAGTCCTGA
- the tcyN gene encoding L-cystine ABC transporter ATP-binding protein TcyN yields MIVVEKLTKQFNGQVVLDGIDLEVKEGEVVAIIGPSGSGKTTFLRCLNFLEEPTSGRIKVGDIQIDGSKPLNQQQGLVRRLRQHVGFVFQNFNLFPHRTALENVIEGPIVVKKMPREAATELGRKLLARVGLAGKEASYPRRLSGGQQQRVAIARALAMEPEVILFDEPTSALDPELVGEVLATIRSLAEENRTMVIVTHEMSFARDVANRVIFFDKGVIVEQGEAKALFANPREERTRQFLSKFLAH; encoded by the coding sequence ATGATCGTGGTTGAAAAACTGACCAAACAATTCAACGGTCAAGTGGTGCTTGACGGCATCGACCTTGAGGTCAAGGAAGGCGAAGTGGTCGCCATCATCGGCCCCAGCGGTTCCGGCAAGACCACCTTCCTGCGCTGCCTGAATTTCCTCGAAGAACCCACCAGCGGCCGCATCAAGGTGGGGGATATCCAGATCGACGGCAGCAAGCCGCTCAACCAGCAACAGGGGCTGGTACGGCGTCTGCGCCAGCACGTGGGCTTTGTGTTCCAGAACTTCAACCTGTTCCCCCACCGCACTGCGCTGGAAAACGTCATCGAAGGCCCGATTGTGGTCAAGAAGATGCCACGGGAAGCGGCCACCGAACTGGGGCGCAAGCTGTTGGCCAGGGTCGGCCTGGCGGGCAAGGAGGCGTCCTACCCAAGGCGACTGTCCGGCGGCCAGCAACAGCGTGTGGCGATTGCCCGTGCGTTGGCCATGGAGCCGGAGGTGATTCTGTTCGACGAACCCACCTCGGCTCTCGACCCGGAACTGGTGGGCGAAGTGCTGGCGACCATTCGCAGCCTGGCCGAAGAAAACCGCACCATGGTCATCGTGACCCACGAAATGAGCTTTGCTCGGGACGTGGCCAACCGGGTGATCTTTTTCGACAAGGGCGTGATCGTTGAACAGGGTGAAGCCAAAGCGTTGTTCGCCAACCCCAGGGAAGAACGCACCCGGCAGTTTCTGAGCAAATTCCTCGCCCACTGA
- a CDS encoding SfnB family sulfur acquisition oxidoreductase has translation MSNLALTPPQSDLDVAPLLLPATVLRNDAQALSAAHELAQAARLQAATRDQQRKLPWAQLEQFTRSGLGSISIPREYGGPQVSFVTLAEVFAIISAADPALGQIPQNHFGILHVLQGTATERQKKQLFQSVLDGWRIGNGGPERGTKNTLELKARLTAEGDGFVVSGQKFYSTGALFAHWVAIKALNDDGKQVMAFVRRGSEGLRIVDDWSGFGQRTTASGTVLLDRVAVDPELVIDNWRLGESPNIQGAVSQLIQAAIDAGIARGALDDTIAFVRERSRPWIDAKVERASDDLYVIADIGKLKIELHAAEALLRKAGQVLDQVSAAPITAQSAARASIAVAEAKVLTTEVALQVTEKLFELAGSRATLAEFNLDRHWRNARVHTLHDPVRWKYHAIGAYRLNGTLPARHSWI, from the coding sequence ATGTCTAACTTGGCTCTAACACCCCCCCAGAGTGATCTGGACGTAGCCCCCCTGTTGTTGCCCGCCACGGTGCTGCGCAACGACGCCCAGGCACTGAGTGCGGCTCATGAGCTGGCCCAGGCTGCGCGCCTGCAGGCCGCTACGCGCGACCAGCAGCGCAAACTGCCGTGGGCGCAACTCGAACAATTCACCCGCAGTGGCCTGGGCAGTATTTCCATTCCCCGCGAATACGGCGGCCCACAGGTGTCGTTTGTGACCCTGGCCGAAGTCTTCGCGATCATCAGCGCAGCCGACCCGGCCCTCGGGCAGATCCCGCAGAACCATTTCGGCATCCTGCACGTGTTGCAGGGAACCGCGACCGAGCGCCAGAAAAAGCAGCTGTTCCAAAGCGTGCTCGACGGGTGGCGCATCGGCAACGGCGGCCCGGAACGCGGTACCAAAAACACGCTGGAGCTCAAGGCACGCCTCACGGCCGAAGGCGATGGGTTCGTGGTCAGCGGCCAGAAGTTCTACTCCACCGGCGCATTGTTTGCCCACTGGGTCGCGATAAAGGCGTTGAACGATGACGGCAAGCAAGTCATGGCCTTTGTGCGGCGCGGCAGCGAGGGGTTGCGCATCGTCGATGACTGGTCCGGTTTTGGCCAACGCACCACCGCCAGCGGCACCGTGCTGCTTGACCGGGTGGCGGTAGACCCGGAGTTGGTCATCGACAACTGGCGCCTGGGCGAAAGCCCGAATATCCAGGGTGCCGTGTCGCAACTGATCCAGGCAGCCATTGACGCCGGCATCGCCCGTGGCGCCCTCGACGACACTATCGCCTTTGTACGCGAGCGTTCACGCCCCTGGATCGACGCCAAGGTCGAGCGGGCCAGCGATGACCTGTATGTGATCGCCGATATCGGCAAGTTGAAGATCGAACTGCACGCTGCCGAGGCACTGTTGCGCAAGGCCGGTCAGGTACTGGACCAGGTCAGCGCGGCACCGATCACCGCGCAGTCCGCCGCGCGCGCCTCGATTGCCGTGGCCGAGGCCAAGGTGCTCACCACCGAAGTGGCATTGCAGGTCACCGAAAAGCTCTTCGAACTGGCCGGCAGCCGCGCCACCCTCGCCGAATTCAACCTTGACCGTCACTGGCGCAACGCGCGGGTGCATACCCTGCACGATCCGGTGCGCTGGAAGTATCACGCCATCGGCGCCTATCGACTGAACGGCACCTTACCTGCTCGTCATTCCTGGATTTAA
- the tcyJ gene encoding cystine ABC transporter substrate-binding protein produces the protein MTISVLRRTLLVSTLGLALGAGWLGQAVAGEQLNTIKKAGEIKIGLEGTYPPFSFVDESGKLSGFEVELSEALAKELGVKVKLQATPWDGILAALESKRLDAVVNQVTISEERKKKYDFSKPYTVSGIQALVLKKNVDSITNADDLAGKKVGVGLGTNYEQWLKDNQPKAIIKTYNDDPTKFQDLRIGRIDAILIDRLAALEYAKKAPDTAAAGDAFSRQEAGIALRKGEPELLDAVNTALDKLRADGTLKKLSEKYFNADVTQ, from the coding sequence ATGACTATTTCTGTATTGCGTCGCACTCTGCTGGTCAGCACTTTGGGCCTGGCGCTTGGCGCCGGTTGGCTGGGCCAGGCGGTTGCCGGCGAGCAGTTGAACACCATCAAGAAGGCCGGCGAGATCAAGATCGGTCTGGAAGGCACCTACCCACCGTTCAGCTTCGTCGACGAAAGCGGCAAGCTCAGCGGTTTCGAAGTGGAACTGTCCGAAGCACTGGCCAAGGAGCTGGGCGTCAAGGTCAAGCTGCAAGCTACTCCGTGGGACGGCATTCTCGCCGCGCTGGAATCCAAGCGCCTGGACGCCGTGGTCAACCAGGTGACCATCTCTGAAGAACGTAAGAAAAAGTACGATTTCTCCAAGCCCTACACCGTGTCCGGCATCCAGGCACTGGTGCTGAAAAAGAACGTCGACTCGATCACGAATGCCGACGACCTGGCCGGTAAAAAAGTCGGCGTGGGCCTGGGCACCAACTACGAACAATGGCTCAAGGACAATCAACCCAAAGCCATTATCAAGACCTACAACGACGACCCAACCAAGTTCCAGGACCTGCGCATCGGCCGTATCGACGCGATCCTGATCGACCGCCTGGCCGCCCTCGAATACGCCAAGAAAGCCCCCGACACTGCCGCTGCCGGCGACGCCTTCTCCCGTCAGGAAGCCGGTATCGCCCTGCGCAAAGGCGAGCCTGAACTGCTCGACGCGGTCAACACGGCCCTCGACAAACTGCGCGCCGACGGCACCTTGAAGAAGCTGTCCGAGAAGTACTTCAACGCTGACGTCACTCAATAA
- the epsC gene encoding serine O-acetyltransferase EpsC has product MSERSSHWQLQTIVSQLRGARDQWRTRNGRLSGEHGGRELPSREAVAQILEALCGALFPMRLGPVDLREESEDFYVGHTLDVALNALLAQARLELRYAARQGGEDDSGVDAHAIRLIQDFALALPALRSLLDTDVLAAYHGDPAARSVDEVLLCYPGILAVIHHRLAHHLYRAGLPLLARISAEIAHSATGIDIHPGAQIGPSFFIDHGTGVVIGETAIIGERVRIYQAVTLGAKRFPADEDGQLQKGHPRHPIVENDVVIYAGATILGRITIGQGSTIGGNVWLTRSVPAGANITQANLQHDDGAQK; this is encoded by the coding sequence GTGAGTGAGCGTTCCAGTCATTGGCAATTGCAGACCATCGTCAGCCAGCTGCGCGGCGCGCGGGACCAGTGGCGAACGCGCAATGGTCGCTTGAGCGGCGAGCACGGTGGCCGTGAATTGCCGTCCCGCGAGGCGGTGGCGCAGATCCTCGAAGCCTTGTGCGGTGCGCTATTCCCCATGCGCCTGGGTCCGGTGGACCTGCGTGAAGAAAGCGAAGACTTCTACGTGGGGCATACCCTCGACGTAGCGCTCAACGCCTTGCTCGCCCAGGCGCGCCTGGAGTTGCGCTACGCCGCACGCCAGGGCGGCGAAGATGACAGCGGTGTGGATGCCCATGCCATTCGGCTGATCCAGGATTTTGCCCTGGCATTGCCAGCCCTGCGCAGCCTCTTGGATACCGACGTACTGGCCGCCTACCACGGCGACCCGGCTGCACGCAGTGTGGATGAAGTGCTGCTGTGCTACCCGGGCATCCTGGCGGTGATCCACCATCGCCTGGCCCACCACCTGTACCGCGCAGGCTTGCCGCTGTTGGCGCGCATCAGTGCGGAAATCGCCCACTCGGCCACTGGCATCGATATCCACCCCGGCGCGCAGATCGGCCCGAGTTTCTTCATCGACCACGGGACTGGCGTAGTGATTGGCGAGACGGCGATCATCGGCGAGCGCGTGCGTATCTACCAGGCGGTGACACTGGGCGCCAAGCGCTTCCCAGCCGATGAGGACGGGCAGTTGCAAAAAGGCCATCCGCGGCACCCCATTGTTGAGAATGATGTGGTGATCTACGCCGGGGCGACGATTTTGGGGCGGATCACCATCGGCCAGGGTTCGACCATTGGCGGCAATGTGTGGCTGACCCGCAGCGTGCCGGCGGGGGCGAATATCACCCAGGCGAACTTGCAGCATGACGATGGGGCGCAAAAGTAA
- a CDS encoding LLM class flavin-dependent oxidoreductase — protein MSKKKILLNAFNMNCIGHINHGLWTHPRDNSTEYKSLEYWTELAQILERGLFDGLFIADIVGVYDVYQNSIDVPLKESIQLPVNDPLLLVSAMAAVTRHLGFGLTANLTYEPPYLFARRMSTLDHLSRGRVGWNIVTGYLDSAAKAMGLTEQVEHDRRYDQADEYLEVLYKLWEGSWEDDAVLNDPQTRVYAQPGKVHKVEHHGEFYQVEGYHLCEPSPQRTPVLFQAGSSERGLLFAGRHAECVFISGQNKAATRLQVDKVRASAVEAGRNPDDIKVFMGLNVIVGATEELAWAKHAEYLSYASAEAGVAHFSASTAIDFSAYELDEPIQYVKSNAIQSATKNLQNNDWTRRKLLEQHALGGRYITLVGSPEQVADELESWISETGLDGFNLTRIVTPESYVDFIDLVIPELQRRGSYKTAYEQGTLREKVFRGTARLPEQHTGSSYRH, from the coding sequence ATGAGCAAGAAAAAGATCCTGCTCAATGCCTTCAACATGAACTGCATCGGGCATATCAACCACGGTTTGTGGACTCACCCACGGGACAACTCGACCGAGTACAAGAGCCTCGAATACTGGACCGAACTGGCGCAGATTCTTGAGCGTGGGTTGTTCGATGGTTTGTTTATCGCCGATATCGTCGGCGTCTATGACGTGTACCAGAACTCGATTGACGTGCCGCTCAAGGAGTCCATCCAACTACCGGTCAACGACCCGTTGCTGCTGGTCTCGGCCATGGCCGCCGTCACCCGGCACCTTGGCTTCGGCCTTACCGCCAACCTGACCTACGAGCCGCCCTATCTGTTCGCCCGGCGCATGTCCACGCTCGATCACCTGAGCCGTGGCCGCGTCGGCTGGAACATCGTCACCGGCTATCTCGACAGCGCCGCCAAAGCCATGGGCCTCACCGAACAGGTCGAACATGACCGGCGCTACGACCAGGCCGATGAATACCTGGAGGTGTTGTACAAACTCTGGGAAGGCAGCTGGGAAGACGACGCGGTGCTCAACGACCCGCAAACTCGTGTGTATGCGCAACCGGGCAAAGTGCACAAGGTGGAGCACCACGGTGAGTTTTATCAGGTAGAGGGTTATCACCTGTGCGAGCCATCGCCGCAGCGTACGCCAGTGCTGTTCCAGGCCGGCAGTTCCGAGCGCGGGCTGCTGTTCGCCGGGCGCCACGCCGAGTGCGTGTTCATCAGCGGGCAGAACAAGGCCGCGACCAGGCTACAGGTGGACAAGGTACGCGCCAGCGCAGTGGAGGCTGGGCGCAACCCGGATGACATCAAGGTGTTCATGGGCCTCAACGTGATCGTGGGCGCCACCGAGGAGCTTGCATGGGCCAAGCACGCCGAGTACCTGAGCTATGCCAGTGCGGAAGCCGGCGTGGCGCACTTTTCGGCGTCCACGGCGATTGATTTTTCTGCCTACGAACTGGACGAACCGATCCAGTACGTGAAGAGCAACGCGATCCAGTCGGCCACCAAGAACCTGCAAAACAACGACTGGACCCGGCGCAAATTGCTCGAACAGCACGCCCTGGGCGGACGCTATATCACCCTGGTGGGCTCGCCTGAACAGGTTGCCGACGAATTGGAATCCTGGATCAGCGAAACCGGGCTGGATGGTTTCAACCTGACGCGCATTGTGACGCCGGAGAGCTATGTGGATTTCATTGACCTGGTGATACCGGAACTACAACGACGTGGGTCGTACAAGACCGCCTATGAGCAGGGCACGTTGCGGGAAAAAGTTTTCCGCGGCACCGCTCGCTTACCCGAACAACACACCGGCTCCAGCTACCGACACTGA
- a CDS encoding SfnB family sulfur acquisition oxidoreductase yields MTLSHHVAVITSDEQALIVASDLAEDLRRDSAQRDRERRLPWPELDVFSRSGLWGITVPKAFGGAGVSNVTLAKVIALISQADGSLGQIPQNHFYALEVLRVNGNPEQQKRLYAEVLAGQRFGNALAELGTKTAHDRVTSLTRDGDGFRINGRKFYATGAIYAQRIPTSVVDENGIQQLAFVPRDSEGLTVIDDWSGFGQRTTGSGSVVFDNVWVAAQDVIPFQSAFERPTTVGPLAQILHAAIDTGIARAAFEDALHFVRTKTRPWIDSGNDKATEDPLTLKSFGHLSIRLHAAEALLERSGEFLDRAQADSNAQTVAAASIAVAEVRALSTEISLAAGSTLFELAGSQATLAEHGLDRHWRNARVHTLHDPVRWKYHAVGNYYLNDENPPLRGTI; encoded by the coding sequence ATGACCCTTTCTCACCACGTCGCGGTTATCACCAGCGATGAGCAAGCCCTTATTGTCGCCAGCGACCTCGCTGAAGATTTGCGCCGCGACAGCGCCCAGCGCGACCGCGAACGCCGCCTGCCGTGGCCCGAGCTGGACGTGTTTTCGCGCTCCGGCCTGTGGGGTATCACGGTGCCTAAGGCATTCGGTGGCGCGGGCGTGTCCAACGTCACCCTGGCCAAGGTGATTGCACTGATTTCCCAGGCCGATGGCTCCTTGGGTCAGATCCCGCAAAATCATTTTTATGCCCTTGAAGTGCTGCGCGTAAACGGCAACCCCGAGCAGCAAAAGCGCCTGTACGCCGAGGTGCTGGCCGGCCAGCGCTTTGGTAACGCGTTGGCGGAACTGGGCACCAAGACCGCCCATGACCGCGTGACCAGCCTCACCCGCGACGGCGACGGTTTTCGCATCAACGGGCGCAAGTTCTACGCCACCGGCGCGATCTATGCCCAACGCATTCCCACCTCGGTGGTGGATGAAAACGGCATCCAGCAACTGGCGTTCGTACCCCGTGACAGCGAGGGCCTGACGGTCATCGACGACTGGAGCGGCTTCGGCCAGCGCACCACCGGCAGCGGCTCGGTGGTGTTCGATAACGTGTGGGTCGCAGCGCAGGACGTGATCCCATTCCAGAGCGCCTTCGAACGCCCGACCACCGTGGGGCCTTTGGCGCAGATCCTTCACGCCGCCATCGACACCGGCATCGCCCGCGCAGCCTTTGAAGATGCGTTGCATTTTGTGCGCACCAAGACCCGCCCGTGGATCGATTCCGGCAACGACAAGGCCACCGAAGACCCGCTGACTCTAAAGAGCTTCGGCCACCTGAGCATTCGCTTGCACGCCGCCGAGGCGTTGCTGGAGCGCTCCGGCGAATTCCTCGACCGCGCCCAGGCCGACAGCAATGCCCAGACCGTCGCCGCCGCGTCCATCGCCGTGGCCGAAGTGCGCGCCCTGAGCACCGAGATTTCCCTCGCGGCGGGCAGCACCTTGTTCGAACTGGCCGGCAGCCAGGCGACTTTGGCCGAGCATGGCCTGGACCGCCACTGGCGCAACGCCCGGGTGCACACCCTGCATGATCCGGTGCGCTGGAAATACCATGCGGTAGGCAACTATTACCTCAACGATGAAAACCCGCCGCTGCGGGGGACCATCTGA